The following coding sequences lie in one Desulfomicrobium escambiense DSM 10707 genomic window:
- a CDS encoding PGPGW domain-containing protein, translating to MFAGIEDWGWWLAAVSAVTFVGSLAVVPMLAVRIPADYFRRDRRGPTPWRRRHPVLRLAVLVLKNALGVVLLLGGIVMLFLPGQGLLTMFLGIVLMDFPGKFGLERYLISRGPVLKSINWIRRKADVRELETDGDSRDRTA from the coding sequence ACTGGGGTTGGTGGCTGGCGGCGGTCTCGGCCGTGACCTTCGTCGGGTCCCTGGCCGTGGTCCCCATGCTGGCCGTGCGCATCCCGGCGGACTACTTCCGCCGGGACCGGCGCGGCCCTACGCCGTGGCGAAGGAGGCATCCGGTCCTGCGCCTTGCCGTGCTCGTGCTCAAGAACGCCCTTGGCGTGGTCCTGCTCCTGGGCGGGATCGTCATGCTCTTCCTGCCGGGCCAGGGCCTGCTGACCATGTTCCTGGGCATCGTGCTCATGGACTTCCCCGGCAAGTTCGGGTTGGAACGCTATCTCATCTCCCGCGGTCCGGTGCTCAAAAGCATCAACTGGATCCGCAGAAAGGCCGATGTCCGCGAACTCGAAACGGACGGCGACAGCCGGGACCGGACCGCGTGA